In Corylus avellana chromosome ca2, CavTom2PMs-1.0, the following proteins share a genomic window:
- the LOC132171168 gene encoding probable protein phosphatase 2C 51 isoform X1 — protein sequence MPLQNFKLHPRRGREREGEGKSHLQVFHSVARRNQFVCLRLCLAATFTRETFFFFTGVKLYHQLMEGFKIGVMLGLLAIMIPSSYGVSVSCMMAYDEGGVFAVLESPECSEWVLSAGSPQNQTVNCQSATLQGHREYQEDRIVCHLHMKILLLGKNGLEEVTVGVVAVFDGHGGNEASEMASKLLLDYLYIHALFNSYKLITHYKGVLPVTDEISHLKILKEALLMAIHDIDVKFSQEAFQKRLPSGSTATVALLVDGQILIANVGDSKALLCTEKIESGNLTTSLSATELTEDHHPDRDDERARIEAAGGYVSVWGVPRVNGVLAMSRSIGDVYLKRFGVIPVPEVTSWQPLNADSRFLVVSTDGTFESLTAQDVCDLIHDSGSCSASSSLAECIVNTAFEKGSMDNLSVIVVPL from the exons ATGCcattgcaaaattttaaacttcATCCACGCAGGGGACGTGAGAGGGAGGGGGAAGGGAAGTCACATCTACAAGTCTTTCACTCCGTCGCTCGTCGTAATCAATTCGTTTGTCTCAGACTCTGCCTTGCCGCAACGTTCACTCGCGAG actttctttttcttcacaGGAGTGAAGTTATATCATCAATTGATGGAAGGGTTTAAAATTGGAGTTATGTTAGGATTGTTAGCTATTATGATTCCATCTTCATATGGAGTATCTGTGTCATGTATGATGGCGTATGATGAAGGTGGGGTTTTCGCCGTGTTAGAGTCTCCTGAATGTTCTGAGTGGGTTCTTTCTGCTGGATCTCCTCAAAATCAGACTGTGAACTGCCAGTCTGCTACACTTCAGGGACATAGGGAATACCAAGAGGATCGTATTGTATGCCATCTTCATATGAAGATACTGCTTCTTG GCAAAAATGGGCTTGAGGAGGTTACAGTTGGTGTTGTGGCAGTATTTGATGGTCATGGAGGTAATGAAGCGAGTGAGATGGCTTCTAAACTTCTGTTAGATTACTTGTACATTCATGCTCTATTCAACTCGTACAAGCTAATAACGCATTACAAGGGAGTTTTACCTGTAACTGATGAAATATCgcatttgaaaatattaaaagaagcaCTGTTGATGGCAATCCATGACATTGATGTCAAATTTTCTCAG GAAGCTTTTCAAAAGAGGCTTCCATCAGGATCCACAGCCACTGTAGCTCTTCTTGTTGATGGGCAGATTTTAATTGCCAATGTCGGGGACTCAAAGGCCCTTTTATGCACAGAGAAGATTGAATCTG GTAATTTGACAACCAGTCTTTCAGCTACTGAACTAACAGAAGATCATCATCCAGATAGAGATGATGAAAGAGCTCGAATCGAAGCAGCTGGTGGTTATGTTTCTGTGTGGGGTGTGCCTCGAGTCAATGGCGTGCTCGCTATGTCCCGATCCATTGGTGATGTGTATCTAAAGAG ATTTGGTGTTATACCTGTGCCTGAAGTGACCAGTTGGCAACCTCTAAATGCTGATAGTAGATTTTTGGTGGTATCAACTGACGGTACTTTCGAGAGCTTGACAGCACAAGATGTGTGTGATCTTATTCATGATTCAGGTTCTTGCTCGGCCTCATCCTCATTGGCAGAATGCATAGTGAATACAGCATTTGAGAAAGGTAGCATGGATAATTTGTCAGTTATTGTAGTTCCACTGTGA
- the LOC132171168 gene encoding probable protein phosphatase 2C 51 isoform X2 has protein sequence MEGFKIGVMLGLLAIMIPSSYGVSVSCMMAYDEGGVFAVLESPECSEWVLSAGSPQNQTVNCQSATLQGHREYQEDRIVCHLHMKILLLGKNGLEEVTVGVVAVFDGHGGNEASEMASKLLLDYLYIHALFNSYKLITHYKGVLPVTDEISHLKILKEALLMAIHDIDVKFSQEAFQKRLPSGSTATVALLVDGQILIANVGDSKALLCTEKIESGNLTTSLSATELTEDHHPDRDDERARIEAAGGYVSVWGVPRVNGVLAMSRSIGDVYLKRFGVIPVPEVTSWQPLNADSRFLVVSTDGTFESLTAQDVCDLIHDSGSCSASSSLAECIVNTAFEKGSMDNLSVIVVPL, from the exons ATGGAAGGGTTTAAAATTGGAGTTATGTTAGGATTGTTAGCTATTATGATTCCATCTTCATATGGAGTATCTGTGTCATGTATGATGGCGTATGATGAAGGTGGGGTTTTCGCCGTGTTAGAGTCTCCTGAATGTTCTGAGTGGGTTCTTTCTGCTGGATCTCCTCAAAATCAGACTGTGAACTGCCAGTCTGCTACACTTCAGGGACATAGGGAATACCAAGAGGATCGTATTGTATGCCATCTTCATATGAAGATACTGCTTCTTG GCAAAAATGGGCTTGAGGAGGTTACAGTTGGTGTTGTGGCAGTATTTGATGGTCATGGAGGTAATGAAGCGAGTGAGATGGCTTCTAAACTTCTGTTAGATTACTTGTACATTCATGCTCTATTCAACTCGTACAAGCTAATAACGCATTACAAGGGAGTTTTACCTGTAACTGATGAAATATCgcatttgaaaatattaaaagaagcaCTGTTGATGGCAATCCATGACATTGATGTCAAATTTTCTCAG GAAGCTTTTCAAAAGAGGCTTCCATCAGGATCCACAGCCACTGTAGCTCTTCTTGTTGATGGGCAGATTTTAATTGCCAATGTCGGGGACTCAAAGGCCCTTTTATGCACAGAGAAGATTGAATCTG GTAATTTGACAACCAGTCTTTCAGCTACTGAACTAACAGAAGATCATCATCCAGATAGAGATGATGAAAGAGCTCGAATCGAAGCAGCTGGTGGTTATGTTTCTGTGTGGGGTGTGCCTCGAGTCAATGGCGTGCTCGCTATGTCCCGATCCATTGGTGATGTGTATCTAAAGAG ATTTGGTGTTATACCTGTGCCTGAAGTGACCAGTTGGCAACCTCTAAATGCTGATAGTAGATTTTTGGTGGTATCAACTGACGGTACTTTCGAGAGCTTGACAGCACAAGATGTGTGTGATCTTATTCATGATTCAGGTTCTTGCTCGGCCTCATCCTCATTGGCAGAATGCATAGTGAATACAGCATTTGAGAAAGGTAGCATGGATAATTTGTCAGTTATTGTAGTTCCACTGTGA
- the LOC132168798 gene encoding ETO1-like protein 1 isoform X1 produces the protein MRTFFPSESCKETQLNALNPQSWLQVERGKLSKLSSQSSSSSIESLIKVPEPQILPYFKPVDYVEVLAQIHEELESCPPQERSKLYLLQFQVFRGLGEVKLMRRSLRLAWQKARTVHEKLIFGAWLKYEKQGEDLIADLLGTCGKCAEEFGPIDVASQLPLDINVNSHECVSMNGNQVSTNVSFRIGDEKIVCDRQKISGLSSPFNAMLNGCFTESLCEDIDFSENNISTSGMRAVKEFSMTGGLSDAPPNLLLEILVFANKFCCERLKDACDRKLASLVSNREDAVGLMEYALEENTPILAASCLQVFLRDLPGCLNDDRVVEIFIHAHRQQISIMVGPASFSLYCLLSEVAMNLDPRSDKAACFLERLIEFAETDQQRLMAFHQLGCVRLLRKEYDKAKPLFESAVNAGHNYSVVGLARLGYIKGHKLLAYERLSSEISTVTPLGWMHQERSLYCEGDKCWEDLEKATELDPTLTYPYMYRAASLMRKQNAQAALAEINRVLGFKLALECLELRFCFYLAHEDYRSALRDVQAILTLSPDYRMFEGRVAASQLRTLVREHVDNWTTADCWLQLYDRWSSVDDIGSLSVIYQMLESDAAKGVLYFRQSLLLLRLNCPEAAMRSLQLARQHASSEHERLVYEGWILYDTGHCKEGLRKAEESIKIKRSFEAFFLKAYALADSSQDPSCSSTVVSLLEDALKCPSDRLRKGQALNNLGSVYVDCGKLDLAADCYINALKILHTRAHQGLARVHFLRNEKGNAYDEMTQLIEKARNNASAYEKRSEYCDRELTKADLEMVTQLDPLRVYPYRYRAAVLMDGHKEKEAIAELTRAIAFKADVHLLHLRAAFHEHIGDVLGALRDCRAALSVEPNHPEMLELHSRVNGPEQYMT, from the exons ATGAGGACTTTCTTTCCCTCCGAGTCCTGTAAAGAAACACAGCTCAATGCTCTCAACCCGCAGTCTTGGCTTCAAGTAGAAAGAGGGAAACTTTCCAAACTTTCATCACAGTCCTCTTCTTCATCCAT AGAATCTCTAATCAAGGTCCCTGAGCCACAGATACTCCCATACTTTAAACCTGTTGATTACGTGGAAGTTTTAGCTCAAATTCATGAAGAACTCGAGTCATGTCCTCCACAAGAGAGGTCGAAACTCTATTTGTTACAATTTCAGGTGTTTAGGGGCCTTGGGGAGGTCAAATTGATGCGGAGAAGCCTCCGTTTAGCTTGGCAGAAGGCTAGAACCGTCCATGAGAAACTTATCTTTGGGGCATGGTTGAAGTACGAGAAGCAAGGGGAAGATCTTATAGCTGACTTGCTTGGCACTTGTGGTAAATGTGCAGAAGAGTTTGGGCCTATAGATGTAGCGTCTCAGCTTCCTCTTGATATCAATGTTAATTCCCATGAGTGTGTTTCGATGAATGGGAACCAAGTTTCAACGAATGTCAGTTTTAGAATTGGAGACGAGAAAATAGTTTGTGACCGGCAGAAAATATCTGGCCTTTCATCTCCTTTTAATGCTATGCTAAATGGATGTTTCACAGAATCACTTTGTGAGGACATTGATTTCTCTGAAAACAATATCTCAACATCAGGTATGAGGGCAGTGAAGGAGTTTAGTATGACAGGCGGTTTAAGTGATGCCCCTCCAAATCTGTTACTGGAAATATTAGTTTTTGCAAATAAGTTTTGTTGTGAAAGGCTCAAAGATGCTTGTGATAGGAAACTTGCATCGCTGGTTTCCAATAGAGAAGATGCAGTGGGACTCATGGAATATGCACTTGAAGAGAACACTCCAATTTTAGCAGCCTCGTGTTTGCAAGTTTTTTTACGTGATCTTCCTGGTTGTTTAAATGATGATCGGGTGGTGGAAATATTTATTCATGCTCACAGACAACAGATATCAATAATGGTTGGGCCGGCCTCATTTTCTCTGTACTGTTTATTAAGTGAAGTTGCTATGAACCTCGATCCTCGGTCTGACAAAGCAGCTTGTTTCCTGGAACGGTTGATTGAGTTTGCTGAAACAGACCAGCAGAGATTGATGGCATTTCATCAATTGGGATGTGTGAGGCTCTTGAGGAAAGAGTATGATAAAGCCAAACCTCTTTTTGAGTCAGCTGTGAATGCTGGCCATAATTATTCTGTTGTAGGTTTGGCTAGACTCGGTTACATCAAGGGTCATAAACTTTTGGCTTATGAGAGGCTCAGCTCTGAAATTTCCACTGTTACCCCTCTTGGATGGATGCACCAGGAGAGGTCATTATACTGTGAAGGCGATAAATGTTGGGAGGACCTTGAGAAAGCAACAGAGTTGGACCCAACTCTTACTTACCCTTACATGTATCGTGCTGCCTCCTTAATGAGGAAACAGAATGCTCAAGCTGCGCTTGCAGAGATCAATCGGGTTCTTGGGTTTAAACTTGCATTAGAATGCTTGGAACTTCGGTTTTGTTTCTATTTAGCGCATGAGGATTACCGGTCAGCCCTTCGTGATGTTCAGGCAATTCTCACACTCTCCCCTGATTATAGGATGTTTGAGGGACGGGTGGCAGCATCCCAGCTCCGTACTCTTGTGCGCGAGCATGTAGATAATTGGACAACAGCGGATTGTTGGCTGCAATTGTATGATAGGTGGTCTTCAGTTGATGATATTGGATCTCTGTCTGTTATTTACCAGATGCTTGAATCTGATGCTGCGAAAGGGGTTCTATACTTCAGGCAGTCTTTGCTTCTCCTGAG GTTGAACTGTCCTGAGGCAGCCATGCGGAGTCTTCAATTAGCTCGCCAACATGCATCCAGTGAACATGAACGGCTGGTTTATGAGGGATGGATCTTATATGATACTGGCCACTGTAAGGAAGGGCTCCGAAAAGCAGAGGAGTCTATCAAAATCAAGAGATCCTTTGAGGCCTTCTTCCTGAAAGCCTATGCATTGGCCGACTCTAGTCAAGATCCATCTTGTTCTTCAACTGTTGTTTCACTTCTTGAAGATGCCTTGAAGTGTCCCTCAGACAGGCTGCGTAAAGGTCAG GCACTGAACAATCTTGGAAGTGTTTATGTTGACTGTGGGAAGTTAGACTTGGCAGCCGATTGTTACATTAATGCCCTTAAAATCCTGCACACCCGAGCCCACCAGGGCCTTGCCCGGGTTCATTTTCTTAGAAATGAAAAGGGTAATGCATATGACGAAATGACCCAACTTATTGAGAAGGCCCGAAACAATGCATCTGCCTATGAAAAGAGGTCCGAGTACTGCGATCGTGAACTCACAAAGGCAGACCTGGAGATGGTCACCCAGTTAGATCCGCTCCGGGTGTACCCTTACAGATATCGAGCTGCAG TGTTAATGGACGGGCACAAGGAGAAAGAAGCCATTGCTGAATTAACAAGAGCAATTGCATTCAAAGCCGACGTTCACCTTCTACATCTGCGGGCAGCATTCCACGAGCACATTGGCGATGTGTTGGGCGCACTACGTGACTGTCGAGCTGCTCTTTCTGTTGAGCCAAACCATCCAGAAATGTTGGAGCTTCACAGCCGTGTAAACGGCCCTGAACAATATATGACttag
- the LOC132168798 gene encoding ETO1-like protein 1 isoform X2: MRTFFPSESCKETQLNALNPQSWLQVERGKLSKLSSQSSSSSIESLIKVPEPQILPYFKPVDYVEVLAQIHEELESCPPQERSKLYLLQFQVFRGLGEVKLMRRSLRLAWQKARTVHEKLIFGAWLKYEKQGEDLIADLLGTCGKCAEEFGPIDVASQLPLDINVNSHECVSMNGNQVSTNVSFRIGDEKIVCDRQKISGLSSPFNAMLNGCFTESLCEDIDFSENNISTSGMRAVKEFSMTGGLSDAPPNLLLEILVFANKFCCERLKDACDRKLASLVSNREDAVGLMEYALEENTPILAASCLQVFLRDLPGCLNDDRVVEIFIHAHRQQISIMVGPASFSLYCLLSEVAMNLDPRSDKAACFLERLIEFAETDQQRLMAFHQLGCVRLLRKEYDKAKPLFESAVNAGHNYSVVGLARLGYIKGHKLLAYERLSSEISTVTPLGWMHQERSLYCEGDKCWEDLEKATELDPTLTYPYMYRAASLMRKQNAQAALAEINRVLGFKLALECLELRFCFYLAHEDYRSALRDVQAILTLSPDYRMFEGRVAASQLRTLVREHVDNWTTADCWLQLYDRWSSVDDIGSLSVIYQMLESDAAKGVLYFRQSLLLLRLNCPEAAMRSLQLARQHASSEHERLVYEGWILYDTGHCKEGLRKAEESIKIKRSFEAFFLKAYALADSSQDPSCSSTVVSLLEDALKCPSDRLRKGTEQSWKCLC; the protein is encoded by the exons ATGAGGACTTTCTTTCCCTCCGAGTCCTGTAAAGAAACACAGCTCAATGCTCTCAACCCGCAGTCTTGGCTTCAAGTAGAAAGAGGGAAACTTTCCAAACTTTCATCACAGTCCTCTTCTTCATCCAT AGAATCTCTAATCAAGGTCCCTGAGCCACAGATACTCCCATACTTTAAACCTGTTGATTACGTGGAAGTTTTAGCTCAAATTCATGAAGAACTCGAGTCATGTCCTCCACAAGAGAGGTCGAAACTCTATTTGTTACAATTTCAGGTGTTTAGGGGCCTTGGGGAGGTCAAATTGATGCGGAGAAGCCTCCGTTTAGCTTGGCAGAAGGCTAGAACCGTCCATGAGAAACTTATCTTTGGGGCATGGTTGAAGTACGAGAAGCAAGGGGAAGATCTTATAGCTGACTTGCTTGGCACTTGTGGTAAATGTGCAGAAGAGTTTGGGCCTATAGATGTAGCGTCTCAGCTTCCTCTTGATATCAATGTTAATTCCCATGAGTGTGTTTCGATGAATGGGAACCAAGTTTCAACGAATGTCAGTTTTAGAATTGGAGACGAGAAAATAGTTTGTGACCGGCAGAAAATATCTGGCCTTTCATCTCCTTTTAATGCTATGCTAAATGGATGTTTCACAGAATCACTTTGTGAGGACATTGATTTCTCTGAAAACAATATCTCAACATCAGGTATGAGGGCAGTGAAGGAGTTTAGTATGACAGGCGGTTTAAGTGATGCCCCTCCAAATCTGTTACTGGAAATATTAGTTTTTGCAAATAAGTTTTGTTGTGAAAGGCTCAAAGATGCTTGTGATAGGAAACTTGCATCGCTGGTTTCCAATAGAGAAGATGCAGTGGGACTCATGGAATATGCACTTGAAGAGAACACTCCAATTTTAGCAGCCTCGTGTTTGCAAGTTTTTTTACGTGATCTTCCTGGTTGTTTAAATGATGATCGGGTGGTGGAAATATTTATTCATGCTCACAGACAACAGATATCAATAATGGTTGGGCCGGCCTCATTTTCTCTGTACTGTTTATTAAGTGAAGTTGCTATGAACCTCGATCCTCGGTCTGACAAAGCAGCTTGTTTCCTGGAACGGTTGATTGAGTTTGCTGAAACAGACCAGCAGAGATTGATGGCATTTCATCAATTGGGATGTGTGAGGCTCTTGAGGAAAGAGTATGATAAAGCCAAACCTCTTTTTGAGTCAGCTGTGAATGCTGGCCATAATTATTCTGTTGTAGGTTTGGCTAGACTCGGTTACATCAAGGGTCATAAACTTTTGGCTTATGAGAGGCTCAGCTCTGAAATTTCCACTGTTACCCCTCTTGGATGGATGCACCAGGAGAGGTCATTATACTGTGAAGGCGATAAATGTTGGGAGGACCTTGAGAAAGCAACAGAGTTGGACCCAACTCTTACTTACCCTTACATGTATCGTGCTGCCTCCTTAATGAGGAAACAGAATGCTCAAGCTGCGCTTGCAGAGATCAATCGGGTTCTTGGGTTTAAACTTGCATTAGAATGCTTGGAACTTCGGTTTTGTTTCTATTTAGCGCATGAGGATTACCGGTCAGCCCTTCGTGATGTTCAGGCAATTCTCACACTCTCCCCTGATTATAGGATGTTTGAGGGACGGGTGGCAGCATCCCAGCTCCGTACTCTTGTGCGCGAGCATGTAGATAATTGGACAACAGCGGATTGTTGGCTGCAATTGTATGATAGGTGGTCTTCAGTTGATGATATTGGATCTCTGTCTGTTATTTACCAGATGCTTGAATCTGATGCTGCGAAAGGGGTTCTATACTTCAGGCAGTCTTTGCTTCTCCTGAG GTTGAACTGTCCTGAGGCAGCCATGCGGAGTCTTCAATTAGCTCGCCAACATGCATCCAGTGAACATGAACGGCTGGTTTATGAGGGATGGATCTTATATGATACTGGCCACTGTAAGGAAGGGCTCCGAAAAGCAGAGGAGTCTATCAAAATCAAGAGATCCTTTGAGGCCTTCTTCCTGAAAGCCTATGCATTGGCCGACTCTAGTCAAGATCCATCTTGTTCTTCAACTGTTGTTTCACTTCTTGAAGATGCCTTGAAGTGTCCCTCAGACAGGCTGCGTAAAG GCACTGAACAATCTTGGAAGTGTTTATGTTGA